One window of the Brienomyrus brachyistius isolate T26 unplaced genomic scaffold, BBRACH_0.4 scaffold60, whole genome shotgun sequence genome contains the following:
- the LOC125725051 gene encoding uncharacterized protein LOC125725051 isoform X13: protein MAVHEGVIVLLLLLGCSCEAQLKSGFLVKTPQVAAVYQNGLGAPQVVAAGYQVGVGAPQVVAAGYQVGVGAPQVVAAGYQVGVGAPQVSSTGYQVGVGAPQVASTGYQVGVGAPQVASTGYQVGVGAPQVASTGYQVGVGAPQVASTGYQVGAGAPQVASTGYQVGAGAPQVASTGYQVGAGAPQVASTGYQVGAGAPQVASTGYQVGAGAPQVASTGYQVGVGAPQVSSTGFQVGVGAPQVASTGFQVGVGGTGYQVGVGAPKVGAAGYLSKQVAPALVKSVTGMQVNPDSVRVVCGEDSVMVDVLQDLLAIGQLINASDITLGGCAPTGQDASGTVRFQSVLQACGSTLMMTADALVYSFALIYTPSGINGSPIVRTNGAVVGIECHYLRKQNVSSNALVPTWIPYYATMAAEAQLNFSLRLMDDAWQNERASNVYFLGSVLNIEASVLVGNSQPLRVFVDSCVATLVPDVTSVPSYAFVQNSGCLTDAKVTGSRSQFLPRKQDDKLQLQLDAFRFSQDGRSSLYITCSLRATVASVPLDSQHKACSFSLAANRWVSVDGNDQVCGCCDASCGLAGVAGAQGTGVLGPIAIQQGPPTASQPGQLYILKG, encoded by the exons ATGGCAGTGCATGAGGGGGTTATAGTGCTGCTTCTTCTTTTAGGTTGCAGCTGTGAAGCTCAACTGAAGTCTGGGTTTCTTGTGAAGACCCCTCAAGTGGCTGCAGTTTATCAAAATGGAttaggtgctccccaggtggtggcagctggctatcaggttggcgtaggggctccccaggtggtggcagctggctatcaggttggcgtaggggctccccaggtggtggcagctggctatcag gttggcgtaggggctccccaggtgtcttcgaccggctatcaggttggcgtaggggctccccaggtggcttcgaccggctatcaggttggcgtaggggctccccaggtggcttcgaccggctatcaggttggcgtaggggctccccaggtggcttcgaccggctatcaggttggcgtaggggctccccag gtggcttcgaccggctatcaggttggcgcaggggctccccaggtggcttcgaccggctatcaggttggcgcaggggctccccaggtggcttcgaccggctatcaggttggcgcaggggctccccaggtggcttcgaccggctatcaggttggcgcaggggctccccaggtggcttcgaccggctatcaggttggcgcaggggctccccaggtggcttcgaccggctatcag gttggcgtaggggctccccaggtgtcttcgaccggcttccaggttggcgtaggggctccccaggtggcttcgaccggcttccaggttggcgtgggggggaccggctatcaggttggcgtaggggctcccaaGGTGGGGGCGGCCGGCTATCTGAGCAAGCAAGTTGCTCCTGCTCTGGTTAAATCTGTGACTGGAATGCAAGTGAACCCTGATAGtgtgagggttgtatgtggggaGGATTCGGTTATGGTGGATGTGCTACAGGACCTTCTAGCTATTGGCCAGCTGATCAATGCTTCAGACATCACCCTTGGTGGTTGTGCACCCACTGGGCAGGATGCTTCTGGCACAGTGAGGTTTCAGTCTGTGCTGCAGGCCTGTGGAAGTACACTGATG ATGACTGCTGATGCCCTGGTCTATAGCTTTGCATTGATCTACACCCCCAGTGGTATTAATGGCAGccccattgtgaggaccaatggTGCTGTGGTTGGCATTGAGTGTCACTATTTGAG GAAGCAGAATGTGAGCAGCAATGCCCTGGTGCCAACCTGGATCCCCTACTATGCTACAATGGCGGCTGAGGCACAACTGAATTTCTCACTGAGGCTGATGGATG ATGCATGGCAGAATGAGAGGGCCTCCAATGTGTACTTCCTGGGAAGTGTCCTGAACATTGAAGCCTCTGTCCTTGTGGGCAACAGTCAGCCCCTGCGTGTCTTTGTGGACAGCTGTGTGGCCACCTTGGTCCCTGATGTGACCTCTGTCCCTAGCTATGCCTTTGTGCAGAACTCTGG GTGCCTGACTGATGCCAAGGTGACAGGATCCCGCTCCCAGTTCCTGCCCAGAAAGCAGGATGACAAGCTGCAGCTTCAGCTGGATGCTTTCAGGTTCTCTCAGGATGGCAGGAGCTCA CTGTACATTACTTGCAGCCTGAGAGCAACAGTGGCTTCTGTGCCTTTGGATTCCCAACACAAGGCTTGTTCCTTCTCTCTTGCCGCTAACAG GTGGGTGTCTGTGGATGGGAATGAccaggtgtgtggctgctgtGACGCCAGCTGTGGGCTTGCAGGTGTAGCAG GTGCTCAAGGCACAGGTGTTCTGGGCCCCATTGCTATCCAACAGGGTCCTCCCACGGCTAGTCAGCCTGGACAGCTGTATATTCTGAAGGGATAG
- the LOC125725051 gene encoding uncharacterized protein LOC125725051 isoform X36: MAVHEGVIVLLLLLGCSCEAQLKSGFLVKTPQVAAVYQNGLGAPQVVAAGYQVGVGAPQVVAAGYQVGVGAPQVVAAGYQVGVGAPQVSSTGYQVGVGAPQVASTGYQVGVGAPQVASTGYQVGVGAPQVASTGYQVGVGAPQVASTGYQVGVGAPQVASTGYQVGVGAPQVSSTGYQVGVGAPQVSSTGFQVGVGAPQVASTGFQVGVGGTGYQVGVGAPKVGAAGYLSKQVAPALVKSVTGMQVNPDSVRVVCGEDSVMVDVLQDLLAIGQLINASDITLGGCAPTGQDASGTVRFQSVLQACGSTLMMTADALVYSFALIYTPSGINGSPIVRTNGAVVGIECHYLRKQNVSSNALVPTWIPYYATMAAEAQLNFSLRLMDDAWQNERASNVYFLGSVLNIEASVLVGNSQPLRVFVDSCVATLVPDVTSVPSYAFVQNSGCLTDAKVTGSRSQFLPRKQDDKLQLQLDAFRFSQDGRSSLYITCSLRATVASVPLDSQHKACSFSLAANRWVSVDGNDQVCGCCDASCGLAGVAGAQGTGVLGPIAIQQGPPTASQPGQLYILKG, encoded by the exons ATGGCAGTGCATGAGGGGGTTATAGTGCTGCTTCTTCTTTTAGGTTGCAGCTGTGAAGCTCAACTGAAGTCTGGGTTTCTTGTGAAGACCCCTCAAGTGGCTGCAGTTTATCAAAATGGAttaggtgctccccaggtggtggcagctggctatcaggttggcgtaggggctccccaggtggtggcagctggctatcaggttggcgtaggggctccccaggtggtggcagctggctatcag gttggcgtaggggctccccaggtgtcttcgaccggctatcaggttggcgtaggggctccccaggtggcttcgaccggctatcaggttggcgtaggggctccccaggtggcttcgaccggctatcaggttggcgtaggggctccccaggtggcttcgaccggctatcaggttggcgtaggggctccccag gtggcttcgaccggctatcaggttggcgtaggggctccccag gtggcttcgaccggctatcaggttggcgtaggggctccccaggtgtcttcgaccggctatcaggttggcgtaggggctccccaggtgtcttcgaccggcttccaggttggcgtaggggctccccaggtggcttcgaccggcttccaggttggcgtgggggggaccggctatcaggttggcgtaggggctcccaaGGTGGGGGCGGCCGGCTATCTGAGCAAGCAAGTTGCTCCTGCTCTGGTTAAATCTGTGACTGGAATGCAAGTGAACCCTGATAGtgtgagggttgtatgtggggaGGATTCGGTTATGGTGGATGTGCTACAGGACCTTCTAGCTATTGGCCAGCTGATCAATGCTTCAGACATCACCCTTGGTGGTTGTGCACCCACTGGGCAGGATGCTTCTGGCACAGTGAGGTTTCAGTCTGTGCTGCAGGCCTGTGGAAGTACACTGATG ATGACTGCTGATGCCCTGGTCTATAGCTTTGCATTGATCTACACCCCCAGTGGTATTAATGGCAGccccattgtgaggaccaatggTGCTGTGGTTGGCATTGAGTGTCACTATTTGAG GAAGCAGAATGTGAGCAGCAATGCCCTGGTGCCAACCTGGATCCCCTACTATGCTACAATGGCGGCTGAGGCACAACTGAATTTCTCACTGAGGCTGATGGATG ATGCATGGCAGAATGAGAGGGCCTCCAATGTGTACTTCCTGGGAAGTGTCCTGAACATTGAAGCCTCTGTCCTTGTGGGCAACAGTCAGCCCCTGCGTGTCTTTGTGGACAGCTGTGTGGCCACCTTGGTCCCTGATGTGACCTCTGTCCCTAGCTATGCCTTTGTGCAGAACTCTGG GTGCCTGACTGATGCCAAGGTGACAGGATCCCGCTCCCAGTTCCTGCCCAGAAAGCAGGATGACAAGCTGCAGCTTCAGCTGGATGCTTTCAGGTTCTCTCAGGATGGCAGGAGCTCA CTGTACATTACTTGCAGCCTGAGAGCAACAGTGGCTTCTGTGCCTTTGGATTCCCAACACAAGGCTTGTTCCTTCTCTCTTGCCGCTAACAG GTGGGTGTCTGTGGATGGGAATGAccaggtgtgtggctgctgtGACGCCAGCTGTGGGCTTGCAGGTGTAGCAG GTGCTCAAGGCACAGGTGTTCTGGGCCCCATTGCTATCCAACAGGGTCCTCCCACGGCTAGTCAGCCTGGACAGCTGTATATTCTGAAGGGATAG
- the LOC125725051 gene encoding zona pellucida sperm-binding protein 3-like isoform X39, whose amino-acid sequence MAVHEGVIVLLLLLGCSCEAQLKSGFLVKTPQVAAVYQNGLGAPQVVAAGYQVGVGAPQVASTGYQVGAGAPQVASTGYQVGAGAPQVASTGYQVGAGAPQVASTGYQVGAGAPQVASTGYQVGAGAPQVASTGYQVGVGAPQVASTGYQVGVGAPQVSSTGYQVGVGAPQVSSTGFQVGVGAPQVASTGFQVGVGGTGYQVGVGAPKVGAAGYLSKQVAPALVKSVTGMQVNPDSVRVVCGEDSVMVDVLQDLLAIGQLINASDITLGGCAPTGQDASGTVRFQSVLQACGSTLMMTADALVYSFALIYTPSGINGSPIVRTNGAVVGIECHYLRKQNVSSNALVPTWIPYYATMAAEAQLNFSLRLMDDAWQNERASNVYFLGSVLNIEASVLVGNSQPLRVFVDSCVATLVPDVTSVPSYAFVQNSGCLTDAKVTGSRSQFLPRKQDDKLQLQLDAFRFSQDGRSSLYITCSLRATVASVPLDSQHKACSFSLAANRWVSVDGNDQVCGCCDASCGLAGVAGAQGTGVLGPIAIQQGPPTASQPGQLYILKG is encoded by the exons ATGGCAGTGCATGAGGGGGTTATAGTGCTGCTTCTTCTTTTAGGTTGCAGCTGTGAAGCTCAACTGAAGTCTGGGTTTCTTGTGAAGACCCCTCAAGTGGCTGCAGTTTATCAAAATGGAttaggtgctccccaggtggtggcagctggctatcaggttggcgtaggggctccccag gtggcttcgaccggctatcaggttggcgcaggggctccccaggtggcttcgaccggctatcaggttggcgcaggggctccccaggtggcttcgaccggctatcaggttggcgcaggggctccccaggtggcttcgaccggctatcaggttggcgcaggggctccccaggtggcttcgaccggctatcaggttggcgcaggggctccccaggtggcttcgaccggctatcaggttggcgtaggggctccccag gtggcttcgaccggctatcaggttggcgtaggggctccccaggtgtcttcgaccggctatcaggttggcgtaggggctccccaggtgtcttcgaccggcttccaggttggcgtaggggctccccaggtggcttcgaccggcttccaggttggcgtgggggggaccggctatcaggttggcgtaggggctcccaaGGTGGGGGCGGCCGGCTATCTGAGCAAGCAAGTTGCTCCTGCTCTGGTTAAATCTGTGACTGGAATGCAAGTGAACCCTGATAGtgtgagggttgtatgtggggaGGATTCGGTTATGGTGGATGTGCTACAGGACCTTCTAGCTATTGGCCAGCTGATCAATGCTTCAGACATCACCCTTGGTGGTTGTGCACCCACTGGGCAGGATGCTTCTGGCACAGTGAGGTTTCAGTCTGTGCTGCAGGCCTGTGGAAGTACACTGATG ATGACTGCTGATGCCCTGGTCTATAGCTTTGCATTGATCTACACCCCCAGTGGTATTAATGGCAGccccattgtgaggaccaatggTGCTGTGGTTGGCATTGAGTGTCACTATTTGAG GAAGCAGAATGTGAGCAGCAATGCCCTGGTGCCAACCTGGATCCCCTACTATGCTACAATGGCGGCTGAGGCACAACTGAATTTCTCACTGAGGCTGATGGATG ATGCATGGCAGAATGAGAGGGCCTCCAATGTGTACTTCCTGGGAAGTGTCCTGAACATTGAAGCCTCTGTCCTTGTGGGCAACAGTCAGCCCCTGCGTGTCTTTGTGGACAGCTGTGTGGCCACCTTGGTCCCTGATGTGACCTCTGTCCCTAGCTATGCCTTTGTGCAGAACTCTGG GTGCCTGACTGATGCCAAGGTGACAGGATCCCGCTCCCAGTTCCTGCCCAGAAAGCAGGATGACAAGCTGCAGCTTCAGCTGGATGCTTTCAGGTTCTCTCAGGATGGCAGGAGCTCA CTGTACATTACTTGCAGCCTGAGAGCAACAGTGGCTTCTGTGCCTTTGGATTCCCAACACAAGGCTTGTTCCTTCTCTCTTGCCGCTAACAG GTGGGTGTCTGTGGATGGGAATGAccaggtgtgtggctgctgtGACGCCAGCTGTGGGCTTGCAGGTGTAGCAG GTGCTCAAGGCACAGGTGTTCTGGGCCCCATTGCTATCCAACAGGGTCCTCCCACGGCTAGTCAGCCTGGACAGCTGTATATTCTGAAGGGATAG
- the LOC125725051 gene encoding zona pellucida sperm-binding protein 3-like isoform X40, translating to MAVHEGVIVLLLLLGCSCEAQLKSGFLVKTPQVAAVYQNGLGAPQVVAAGYQVGAGAPQVASTGYQVGAGAPQVASTGYQVGAGAPQVASTGYQVGAGAPQVASTGYQVGAGAPQVASTGYQVGAGAPQVASTGYQVGVGAPQVASTGYQVGVGAPQVSSTGYQVGVGAPQVSSTGFQVGVGAPQVASTGFQVGVGGTGYQVGVGAPKVGAAGYLSKQVAPALVKSVTGMQVNPDSVRVVCGEDSVMVDVLQDLLAIGQLINASDITLGGCAPTGQDASGTVRFQSVLQACGSTLMMTADALVYSFALIYTPSGINGSPIVRTNGAVVGIECHYLRKQNVSSNALVPTWIPYYATMAAEAQLNFSLRLMDDAWQNERASNVYFLGSVLNIEASVLVGNSQPLRVFVDSCVATLVPDVTSVPSYAFVQNSGCLTDAKVTGSRSQFLPRKQDDKLQLQLDAFRFSQDGRSSLYITCSLRATVASVPLDSQHKACSFSLAANRWVSVDGNDQVCGCCDASCGLAGVAGAQGTGVLGPIAIQQGPPTASQPGQLYILKG from the exons ATGGCAGTGCATGAGGGGGTTATAGTGCTGCTTCTTCTTTTAGGTTGCAGCTGTGAAGCTCAACTGAAGTCTGGGTTTCTTGTGAAGACCCCTCAAGTGGCTGCAGTTTATCAAAATGGAttaggtgctccccaggtggtggcagctggctatcag gttggcgcaggggctccccaggtggcttcgaccggctatcaggttggcgcaggggctccccaggtggcttcgaccggctatcaggttggcgcaggggctccccaggtggcttcgaccggctatcaggttggcgcaggggctccccaggtggcttcgaccggctatcaggttggcgcaggggctccccaggtggcttcgaccggctatcaggttggcgcaggggctccccaggtggcttcgaccggctatcaggttggcgtaggggctccccag gtggcttcgaccggctatcaggttggcgtaggggctccccaggtgtcttcgaccggctatcaggttggcgtaggggctccccaggtgtcttcgaccggcttccaggttggcgtaggggctccccaggtggcttcgaccggcttccaggttggcgtgggggggaccggctatcaggttggcgtaggggctcccaaGGTGGGGGCGGCCGGCTATCTGAGCAAGCAAGTTGCTCCTGCTCTGGTTAAATCTGTGACTGGAATGCAAGTGAACCCTGATAGtgtgagggttgtatgtggggaGGATTCGGTTATGGTGGATGTGCTACAGGACCTTCTAGCTATTGGCCAGCTGATCAATGCTTCAGACATCACCCTTGGTGGTTGTGCACCCACTGGGCAGGATGCTTCTGGCACAGTGAGGTTTCAGTCTGTGCTGCAGGCCTGTGGAAGTACACTGATG ATGACTGCTGATGCCCTGGTCTATAGCTTTGCATTGATCTACACCCCCAGTGGTATTAATGGCAGccccattgtgaggaccaatggTGCTGTGGTTGGCATTGAGTGTCACTATTTGAG GAAGCAGAATGTGAGCAGCAATGCCCTGGTGCCAACCTGGATCCCCTACTATGCTACAATGGCGGCTGAGGCACAACTGAATTTCTCACTGAGGCTGATGGATG ATGCATGGCAGAATGAGAGGGCCTCCAATGTGTACTTCCTGGGAAGTGTCCTGAACATTGAAGCCTCTGTCCTTGTGGGCAACAGTCAGCCCCTGCGTGTCTTTGTGGACAGCTGTGTGGCCACCTTGGTCCCTGATGTGACCTCTGTCCCTAGCTATGCCTTTGTGCAGAACTCTGG GTGCCTGACTGATGCCAAGGTGACAGGATCCCGCTCCCAGTTCCTGCCCAGAAAGCAGGATGACAAGCTGCAGCTTCAGCTGGATGCTTTCAGGTTCTCTCAGGATGGCAGGAGCTCA CTGTACATTACTTGCAGCCTGAGAGCAACAGTGGCTTCTGTGCCTTTGGATTCCCAACACAAGGCTTGTTCCTTCTCTCTTGCCGCTAACAG GTGGGTGTCTGTGGATGGGAATGAccaggtgtgtggctgctgtGACGCCAGCTGTGGGCTTGCAGGTGTAGCAG GTGCTCAAGGCACAGGTGTTCTGGGCCCCATTGCTATCCAACAGGGTCCTCCCACGGCTAGTCAGCCTGGACAGCTGTATATTCTGAAGGGATAG
- the LOC125725051 gene encoding uncharacterized protein LOC125725051 isoform X31, whose translation MAVHEGVIVLLLLLGCSCEAQLKSGFLVKTPQVAAVYQNGLGAPQVVAAGYQVGVGAPQVVAAGYQVGVGAPQVVAAGYQVGVGAPQVSSTGYQVGVGAPQVASTGYQVGVGAPQVASTGYQVGVGAPQVASTGYQVGAGAPQVASTGYQVGAGAPQVASTGYQVGVGAPQVASTGYQVGVGAPQVSSTGYQVGVGAPQVSSTGFQVGVGAPQVASTGFQVGVGGTGYQVGVGAPKVGAAGYLSKQVAPALVKSVTGMQVNPDSVRVVCGEDSVMVDVLQDLLAIGQLINASDITLGGCAPTGQDASGTVRFQSVLQACGSTLMMTADALVYSFALIYTPSGINGSPIVRTNGAVVGIECHYLRKQNVSSNALVPTWIPYYATMAAEAQLNFSLRLMDDAWQNERASNVYFLGSVLNIEASVLVGNSQPLRVFVDSCVATLVPDVTSVPSYAFVQNSGCLTDAKVTGSRSQFLPRKQDDKLQLQLDAFRFSQDGRSSLYITCSLRATVASVPLDSQHKACSFSLAANRWVSVDGNDQVCGCCDASCGLAGVAGAQGTGVLGPIAIQQGPPTASQPGQLYILKG comes from the exons ATGGCAGTGCATGAGGGGGTTATAGTGCTGCTTCTTCTTTTAGGTTGCAGCTGTGAAGCTCAACTGAAGTCTGGGTTTCTTGTGAAGACCCCTCAAGTGGCTGCAGTTTATCAAAATGGAttaggtgctccccaggtggtggcagctggctatcaggttggcgtaggggctccccaggtggtggcagctggctatcaggttggcgtaggggctccccaggtggtggcagctggctatcag gttggcgtaggggctccccaggtgtcttcgaccggctatcaggttggcgtaggggctccccaggtggcttcgaccggctatcaggttggcgtaggggctccccaggtggcttcgaccggctatcaggttggcgtaggggctccccag gtggcttcgaccggctatcaggttggcgcaggggctccccaggtggcttcgaccggctatcaggttggcgcaggggctccccaggtggcttcgaccggctatcaggttggcgtaggggctccccag gtggcttcgaccggctatcaggttggcgtaggggctccccaggtgtcttcgaccggctatcaggttggcgtaggggctccccaggtgtcttcgaccggcttccaggttggcgtaggggctccccaggtggcttcgaccggcttccaggttggcgtgggggggaccggctatcaggttggcgtaggggctcccaaGGTGGGGGCGGCCGGCTATCTGAGCAAGCAAGTTGCTCCTGCTCTGGTTAAATCTGTGACTGGAATGCAAGTGAACCCTGATAGtgtgagggttgtatgtggggaGGATTCGGTTATGGTGGATGTGCTACAGGACCTTCTAGCTATTGGCCAGCTGATCAATGCTTCAGACATCACCCTTGGTGGTTGTGCACCCACTGGGCAGGATGCTTCTGGCACAGTGAGGTTTCAGTCTGTGCTGCAGGCCTGTGGAAGTACACTGATG ATGACTGCTGATGCCCTGGTCTATAGCTTTGCATTGATCTACACCCCCAGTGGTATTAATGGCAGccccattgtgaggaccaatggTGCTGTGGTTGGCATTGAGTGTCACTATTTGAG GAAGCAGAATGTGAGCAGCAATGCCCTGGTGCCAACCTGGATCCCCTACTATGCTACAATGGCGGCTGAGGCACAACTGAATTTCTCACTGAGGCTGATGGATG ATGCATGGCAGAATGAGAGGGCCTCCAATGTGTACTTCCTGGGAAGTGTCCTGAACATTGAAGCCTCTGTCCTTGTGGGCAACAGTCAGCCCCTGCGTGTCTTTGTGGACAGCTGTGTGGCCACCTTGGTCCCTGATGTGACCTCTGTCCCTAGCTATGCCTTTGTGCAGAACTCTGG GTGCCTGACTGATGCCAAGGTGACAGGATCCCGCTCCCAGTTCCTGCCCAGAAAGCAGGATGACAAGCTGCAGCTTCAGCTGGATGCTTTCAGGTTCTCTCAGGATGGCAGGAGCTCA CTGTACATTACTTGCAGCCTGAGAGCAACAGTGGCTTCTGTGCCTTTGGATTCCCAACACAAGGCTTGTTCCTTCTCTCTTGCCGCTAACAG GTGGGTGTCTGTGGATGGGAATGAccaggtgtgtggctgctgtGACGCCAGCTGTGGGCTTGCAGGTGTAGCAG GTGCTCAAGGCACAGGTGTTCTGGGCCCCATTGCTATCCAACAGGGTCCTCCCACGGCTAGTCAGCCTGGACAGCTGTATATTCTGAAGGGATAG
- the LOC125725051 gene encoding uncharacterized protein LOC125725051 isoform X32 — protein MAVHEGVIVLLLLLGCSCEAQLKSGFLVKTPQVAAVYQNGLGAPQVVAAGYQVGVGAPQVVAAGYQVGVGAPQVVAAGYQVGVGAPQVSSTGYQVGVGAPQVASTGYQVGVGAPQVASTGYQVGVGAPQVASTGYQVGVGAPQVASTGYQVGAGAPQVASTGYQVGVGAPQVASTGYQVGVGAPQVSSTGYQVGVGAPQVSSTGFQVGVGAPQVASTGFQVGVGGTGYQVGVGAPKVGAAGYLSKQVAPALVKSVTGMQVNPDSVRVVCGEDSVMVDVLQDLLAIGQLINASDITLGGCAPTGQDASGTVRFQSVLQACGSTLMMTADALVYSFALIYTPSGINGSPIVRTNGAVVGIECHYLRKQNVSSNALVPTWIPYYATMAAEAQLNFSLRLMDDAWQNERASNVYFLGSVLNIEASVLVGNSQPLRVFVDSCVATLVPDVTSVPSYAFVQNSGCLTDAKVTGSRSQFLPRKQDDKLQLQLDAFRFSQDGRSSLYITCSLRATVASVPLDSQHKACSFSLAANRWVSVDGNDQVCGCCDASCGLAGVAGAQGTGVLGPIAIQQGPPTASQPGQLYILKG, from the exons ATGGCAGTGCATGAGGGGGTTATAGTGCTGCTTCTTCTTTTAGGTTGCAGCTGTGAAGCTCAACTGAAGTCTGGGTTTCTTGTGAAGACCCCTCAAGTGGCTGCAGTTTATCAAAATGGAttaggtgctccccaggtggtggcagctggctatcaggttggcgtaggggctccccaggtggtggcagctggctatcaggttggcgtaggggctccccaggtggtggcagctggctatcag gttggcgtaggggctccccaggtgtcttcgaccggctatcaggttggcgtaggggctccccaggtggcttcgaccggctatcaggttggcgtaggggctccccaggtggcttcgaccggctatcaggttggcgtaggggctccccaggtggcttcgaccggctatcaggttggcgtaggggctccccag gtggcttcgaccggctatcaggttggcgcaggggctccccaggtggcttcgaccggctatcaggttggcgtaggggctccccag gtggcttcgaccggctatcaggttggcgtaggggctccccaggtgtcttcgaccggctatcaggttggcgtaggggctccccaggtgtcttcgaccggcttccaggttggcgtaggggctccccaggtggcttcgaccggcttccaggttggcgtgggggggaccggctatcaggttggcgtaggggctcccaaGGTGGGGGCGGCCGGCTATCTGAGCAAGCAAGTTGCTCCTGCTCTGGTTAAATCTGTGACTGGAATGCAAGTGAACCCTGATAGtgtgagggttgtatgtggggaGGATTCGGTTATGGTGGATGTGCTACAGGACCTTCTAGCTATTGGCCAGCTGATCAATGCTTCAGACATCACCCTTGGTGGTTGTGCACCCACTGGGCAGGATGCTTCTGGCACAGTGAGGTTTCAGTCTGTGCTGCAGGCCTGTGGAAGTACACTGATG ATGACTGCTGATGCCCTGGTCTATAGCTTTGCATTGATCTACACCCCCAGTGGTATTAATGGCAGccccattgtgaggaccaatggTGCTGTGGTTGGCATTGAGTGTCACTATTTGAG GAAGCAGAATGTGAGCAGCAATGCCCTGGTGCCAACCTGGATCCCCTACTATGCTACAATGGCGGCTGAGGCACAACTGAATTTCTCACTGAGGCTGATGGATG ATGCATGGCAGAATGAGAGGGCCTCCAATGTGTACTTCCTGGGAAGTGTCCTGAACATTGAAGCCTCTGTCCTTGTGGGCAACAGTCAGCCCCTGCGTGTCTTTGTGGACAGCTGTGTGGCCACCTTGGTCCCTGATGTGACCTCTGTCCCTAGCTATGCCTTTGTGCAGAACTCTGG GTGCCTGACTGATGCCAAGGTGACAGGATCCCGCTCCCAGTTCCTGCCCAGAAAGCAGGATGACAAGCTGCAGCTTCAGCTGGATGCTTTCAGGTTCTCTCAGGATGGCAGGAGCTCA CTGTACATTACTTGCAGCCTGAGAGCAACAGTGGCTTCTGTGCCTTTGGATTCCCAACACAAGGCTTGTTCCTTCTCTCTTGCCGCTAACAG GTGGGTGTCTGTGGATGGGAATGAccaggtgtgtggctgctgtGACGCCAGCTGTGGGCTTGCAGGTGTAGCAG GTGCTCAAGGCACAGGTGTTCTGGGCCCCATTGCTATCCAACAGGGTCCTCCCACGGCTAGTCAGCCTGGACAGCTGTATATTCTGAAGGGATAG